In Xylanivirga thermophila, the genomic window CCAAATAGTATGGGACTTACTATAGCTGCACAAGATGAAAAGAAATAATAGTATCCCGTATATGTGCCCATTCCTCCCTTGGGAGCCATTTCTACCACCATGGGATATGAATTTATGTTTATACATGCCCAAAATATGCCACCTATTACAAGGAGTATACATATCATTAATTGATTACGTATAAATATAAGGGGTATAAATACTACTAAAGCCCCTATTATCCCCAAAAGAATAGTCTTTTTTCTCCCAAGCTTTGAAGCTATAAAACCTGCAGGAATAGCAAATGCTAGAAATGCCAATGAAAAAGATGTAAGCAATATAGATGCATCCCCTGCATCTATATTTAGTATATATTGTCCATACAATGAAAAAAAAGTCTCTACAGCATTAAAACCTGTAAACCAAAAGAATATGGCAAAAAGCATGAATATTAGACTCCTATTCTTAGACACATCCTTTTGATGTATTTTTTCTTCCTCTTCAAGCTGAACAGCTTTAGGCTCTTTTATAAAACTATATAGCAATATAAGGGCCACCACCATAACTACAGAAGCCATATAAAATGGATATGCATGATTTGATTTGTAAAGGAATCCCCCTACACCATATGCAATAACGGCTGCTAAACCACCCATAAAATTTATAATACCATTTGCCTTACTGCGCAAAGGGCTGGGCGTAACATCTGGCATAAGTGCAACTGTAGGTGCCCTATATATGCTCATTGAAAAATTCATCATTATGACAAAAGTCATAAGGGAAGCGAGACTGGCAGCTGAAGGTATTAGAAAACAAAAAATAGCTGCCAGCGGTACACCTATAAGTAAATAGGGCATTCTTCTGCCAAACCGGGTATTGGTTTTATCGCTAAGTGATCCAAACAAAGGCTGAAATATAACTGCAAACAAATTGTCTATGGTCATAATGGCGCCTATAAGGGCAGCACTCTCTATATATTCCTCCAACATTATGGGTACATAATTATTATATATGGGCCATACTATGCTTGCAGAAAAAAAGCCAAGGCCCAATATAAACGTCTTTTTATAATCCAGCTTCACAAAACCATCCCCCTCTAACAAATATCTAAGAACACATCTGCCTTTTTACATCAAGGGCTACATCAGGATAATTTGTTATAATACCATCTACTCCCGCCTTTATCATAAGCTCCATATCCTTTTTATCATTTATGGTATATGGATTTAGTTTTATACCATGTTCCTTACATCCCTTTACCATCTCGGGGATTATATTATAATAGGATGGATGAAGGGCATCTGCATTTAGCTGCATGGCATATCTCCAAGGCTCCACCATACCACATGCATAAAGAAGTCCTATTTTCACATCACCATCCATAGCCTTTATATCCTTTAGGCTGTAATGGTTAAATGAGGAAAATATAACCTTATCCTTAAAATCATATTTTTCTACCATATCAAGGAGTTTTCTTTCAATATCTGGATATATTATAGGCCCACTCTTTATCTCGATGTTTAAAAGGCCATTCCAACCCTTTATTAGGCATAGCACCTCCTCCAGTGTGGGGATGGTAGCCCCAGCAAACTCATCAGAAAACCAGCTTCCAAAATCAAAACCTTTAAGCTCATCCAACGTAAAATCCTTTATCATACCCTGACCATTGCTAGTACGATTTATGACAGGATCATGTATTACCACTAATTCTCCGTCCTTGGTTAGATGAACATCCAATTCTATACCTTCAGCTCCCATCTCCAAAGCTTTTTTAAATGCAGGTATTGTGTTTTCAGGTGCATAGCCTGATGCACCTCTATGGGCGATTATAATTGACATATAGAGCACCTCTCTTTTTCATGTTTTATATAATAATATATTCTACATCTACTAAAAAAAACCTTTAATATGAAATGCTAATAATATTACATCTAACAATGCATTACTATGCAAAAATTAAATTCATATTTTTAAAATTAAGGATTTCAGATACAAAAACCTATTGTTGACAAAGCTCTACTTTTTCTGTATATTGTAACTGTTTATATCGTTTATTCTATTATTATGGAGGCGTCTGCATGAAATTCTATTACACTGTATCCACCAATTTTTATGGCAATACTAATCCAGAAGAATTAATCTTAAAATATGGAAGTCCCCTCTATGTATATAATGAGCATATACTCAGACAACGTTGTCGGGATATGGTACGGCTTGTAGATTATCCACATTTTAAAGCCGGATATTCAGTAAAGGCCAATTCAAATATACATTTACTTAAAGTAATTTTAGAAGAAGGTCTAAATGCCGATGCCATGTCCCCAGGGGAGATATTTTTACTGTTAAAAGCAGGCTTTAATCCAAACCAGATACTGTATGTGAGCAATAACGTATCGGTAGATGAAATGAAATTTGCAGTGGATAATAATATCACTGTCAGTATAGATTCACTTAGTCAACTTGAACTTTTTGGCCGGACCTTCCCGGGGAGCAATGTAGCCATACGCTTTAATCCAGGCATAGGAGCTGGACATAATGAAAAGGTAATAACAGGTGGAAAAAAAACTAAATTTGGCGTTAATATAGATTTAGTACCTCAGGTAAAGGATATATTAAAAAGGTACAAGCTTAAACTTATAGGTATAAACCAGCATATTGGATCGCTGTTTATGGAAGGAGAACCTTATCTTAAAGGAGCAAAATCCATATTAGATACTGCAAAACATTTTGACGATCTTGATTTTGTTGATCTTGGAGGTGGATTTGGCATCCCCTATCACAAACAGCAAGGAGAAAAATCTTTAAATATTGATTATTTGCGTCATGAGCTGAATATACTGATAGATAGATGGGTAAAAGACTACGGAAAGGAAATAACCTTTAAAACGCAGCCTGGCAGATATGTAATTGCCGAGTGTGGCGTACTATTAGGTAGAGTCCACGCTATAAAGCAAAATAGTAGTACTGTTTATGTAGGTACTGATATTGGATTTAATAATCTTATGCGCCCGGTATTATATGATTCCTATCATGAACTTGAGATCTATAGGAAAGGTAACATTATAAATTCAGACGAAGTATCTCCTGTTACTATAGTAGGTAATATATGTGAAAGTGGGGATATAATCGCAAAAAATAGACCTATGCCACCTTTATGCGAAGAAGATATTATAGGCGTTATGGATACAGGTGCATACGGCTATTCCATGTCCTCAAATTACAATAGTAGATTAAAACCAGCAGAAGTACTTATAAATGAAAATGGTGAAGATATCCTTATACGCAGGCGAGACACCTTAGAAGACCTTATTAGAAACTTTTGTTAGTGTATAATATTTGTAGGCAAAAAGGTATAAAAAGGAAGGGCATCCATAAGACCCCTTCCCTGTACATGAATCATCCGTTATAATGAAATTATCAGAAATCATAGAACGGAGGATATCATGTATACCATAAGTTTAAACGATAGCGGATTAGATTTCAAGACCTTGGAGCAGAAAATTTACAGGACTGTTTGTGAAGTTGCATGTGATGTATTAAAAGATGTGCTGGAGATTCTGGATAAAATGCTTATGGCGACACGGGATATAGATAAATATCGGCATAAGGGTATAAAAAAGACCCATATCCATACTGTGATGGGTGTTATAGATTATGAGAGAAGAATCTATGAATACTACAACGAAGATGGAAAGAAGCAATATGTATATTTATTAGACCAATACTTAAAAAATGAGACTATTGGGCATGTTTCTACTAACCTAGCAGAGAAAATAGTTGAAAGGGCACTGGAGGAATCGTACCGGAAAACAGCCCAAGCAATGGAGAGTACGACTAATTCGAATCTAAGCCATACAACAGCATGGAATGTTATACAGAAAGTGGGGTTAAAGCTTAATGAGAAGGAGCAGCATCTTGTTGATAGATATGAGCATGGTAAGTTAAACGGCGATCGTGAAGTAGATGTACTATTTCAGGAAGCAGACGGTGTTTGGCTCTCCATGCAGGGCAAGGATAGACCCAAAAAGGGTAGCAAGAAGGAAATGAAGGTTGCTATTAACTATGAAGGTTTTGAGAAGAGAGAGGGCCAGAAGGAAGGATATCAGGTTCATAACAAGACTGCTTGTGCGGGGTTTAATAAAAGTCAGGACTTTAAAAAGTTATGGGAAGCTAAGGTAGCTGAGCAGTATAACGTAGATGAGATCAAAGTAAGAATTGTTAATGGTGATGGTGACCCTTGGATTAAGCCTGATTTAGGTCAGGATGGTGTCCATTTTCAGCTGGATCCTTTTCATATTTCCCGTGAGGTTTTAAGGAAAGTGCCTGATAAAAAACAGGCAAGGAAATTAAATAAATTACTAAAGAAAGGTAAAGCAGACGAGTCCTTTAGATACTTAACTGATCTATTAATAGAATATAATCAAGATGAGGATAAGTTTAAAAAACTTGAGGAATTGTATAATTATTTATCCAATAATCGTGAGGGGCTTATACCCTATAGATTAAGGGGTTTAAAGCTGCCTGAATTACCCGATGGACTTACTTATAGGGGTATGGGAACGATGGAGGGCAATGTATGCGATATGATTACCTTACGGATGAAGAATCGGAAGATGAGCTGGTCCGAAGAAGGTGCTAACAATCTAGCCAAGCTATTGGCCGCTAGAGCTAGTGGTACACTTTATGAGGAGCTAGATGGAGTATTTGATGGTGCAGTATCAGAGAAGATGCTAGATGAAATGATAGAGATTGTACAGCTATCAGCTGCACAGGCTAA contains:
- a CDS encoding SLC45 family MFS transporter, which produces MKLDYKKTFILGLGFFSASIVWPIYNNYVPIMLEEYIESAALIGAIMTIDNLFAVIFQPLFGSLSDKTNTRFGRRMPYLLIGVPLAAIFCFLIPSAASLASLMTFVIMMNFSMSIYRAPTVALMPDVTPSPLRSKANGIINFMGGLAAVIAYGVGGFLYKSNHAYPFYMASVVMVVALILLYSFIKEPKAVQLEEEEKIHQKDVSKNRSLIFMLFAIFFWFTGFNAVETFFSLYGQYILNIDAGDASILLTSFSLAFLAFAIPAGFIASKLGRKKTILLGIIGALVVFIPLIFIRNQLMICILLVIGGIFWACININSYPMVVEMAPKGGMGTYTGYYYFFSSCAAIVSPILFGWIKDMVGSYEPLFLYACVAFVLAFICMLCVHHGDISKEEMEEEKIKTIAENM
- a CDS encoding glycerophosphodiester phosphodiesterase — protein: MSIIIAHRGASGYAPENTIPAFKKALEMGAEGIELDVHLTKDGELVVIHDPVINRTSNGQGMIKDFTLDELKGFDFGSWFSDEFAGATIPTLEEVLCLIKGWNGLLNIEIKSGPIIYPDIERKLLDMVEKYDFKDKVIFSSFNHYSLKDIKAMDGDVKIGLLYACGMVEPWRYAMQLNADALHPSYYNIIPEMVKGCKEHGIKLNPYTINDKKDMELMIKAGVDGIITNYPDVALDVKRQMCS
- the lysA gene encoding diaminopimelate decarboxylase gives rise to the protein MKFYYTVSTNFYGNTNPEELILKYGSPLYVYNEHILRQRCRDMVRLVDYPHFKAGYSVKANSNIHLLKVILEEGLNADAMSPGEIFLLLKAGFNPNQILYVSNNVSVDEMKFAVDNNITVSIDSLSQLELFGRTFPGSNVAIRFNPGIGAGHNEKVITGGKKTKFGVNIDLVPQVKDILKRYKLKLIGINQHIGSLFMEGEPYLKGAKSILDTAKHFDDLDFVDLGGGFGIPYHKQQGEKSLNIDYLRHELNILIDRWVKDYGKEITFKTQPGRYVIAECGVLLGRVHAIKQNSSTVYVGTDIGFNNLMRPVLYDSYHELEIYRKGNIINSDEVSPVTIVGNICESGDIIAKNRPMPPLCEEDIIGVMDTGAYGYSMSSNYNSRLKPAEVLINENGEDILIRRRDTLEDLIRNFC
- a CDS encoding ISLre2 family transposase, whose translation is MYTISLNDSGLDFKTLEQKIYRTVCEVACDVLKDVLEILDKMLMATRDIDKYRHKGIKKTHIHTVMGVIDYERRIYEYYNEDGKKQYVYLLDQYLKNETIGHVSTNLAEKIVERALEESYRKTAQAMESTTNSNLSHTTAWNVIQKVGLKLNEKEQHLVDRYEHGKLNGDREVDVLFQEADGVWLSMQGKDRPKKGSKKEMKVAINYEGFEKREGQKEGYQVHNKTACAGFNKSQDFKKLWEAKVAEQYNVDEIKVRIVNGDGDPWIKPDLGQDGVHFQLDPFHISREVLRKVPDKKQARKLNKLLKKGKADESFRYLTDLLIEYNQDEDKFKKLEELYNYLSNNREGLIPYRLRGLKLPELPDGLTYRGMGTMEGNVCDMITLRMKNRKMSWSEEGANNLAKLLAARASGTLYEELDGVFDGAVSEKMLDEMIEIVQLSAAQANRKPKKSNIYPIHSAPMPYEGQPLTEGRKAIRNLVENRVVSDLNFLY